A genomic window from Buteo buteo chromosome 13, bButBut1.hap1.1, whole genome shotgun sequence includes:
- the RCCD1 gene encoding RCC1 domain-containing protein 1 isoform X5, protein MAAPRRAWLVFGFSTEEAAGEPGPGPGPRRLESGPEGIRRVWPAWSYVVVETGERPPPGRCPGSPFLPRCPCCPGPAWRPVPPSALPALHRDGGVSVPRGAGPLGRCCPLRPLTPNPRNGNPHPPTAPVPRDVPFLPKRRSPRGVPVPPSQRRSPRGVPFSPPSAGPPAMSPYPVSAPVPPGVSPSLPKPRSPRGVPVPPAQRPSPRGVPFPPPSAGPRDVPLPAPVPRDVCVPPPPGADGPAAAGAGLEVRSAGLRRRLPPGWTEALPSETHLVLRGPAAARAWPRAAALRGELREAAAWSRALPPPGPRRPPPLPLLPGGFATPRPPFFAALPGGVRVRRLALGQEHVLALGAAGEAYAWGGGRHGQLGHGTLESELQPRLVEALAGVPMQAVAAGGWHSASVSETGDLYMWGWNESGQLALPSKALAEERAQDEDPGAGDAELTPHQEQLAAEDTAFISIQAFPALLDLPQDLEVSKVSCGSRHTAIITRGIAATAPSRTP, encoded by the exons ATGGCGgctccgcgccgcgcctggCTCGTCTTCGGCTTCAGCACCGAGGAGGCAGCGGGGGaaccggggccgggcccggggccgcgccgccTGGAGTCGGGTCCCGAGGGGATCCGCCGCGTCTGGCCCGCCTGGAGCTACGTGGTCGTGGAGACCGGTGAgcgcccccccccgggccggtGCCCCGGGTCCCCGTTCCTGCCGCGGTGCCCGTGCTGCCCTGGGCCGGCTTGGCGCCCGGTTCCCCCTTCCGCGCTCCCCGCGCTGCACCGGGACGGCGGGGTCTCCGTTCCCCGCGGCGCCGGTCCCCTCGGTCGGTGCTGTCCGCTGCGTCCCCTGACGCCAAACCCCCGGAATGGAAACCCTCACCCTCCCACGGCGCCGGTCCCTCGGGatgtccccttcctccccaagcGCCGGTCCCCCCGGGGagtccccgtccccccctcccagcGCCGGTCCCCCCGGGGTGTCCCCTTCTCCCCGCCAAGCGCCGGTCCCCCTGCCATGTCCCCGTACCCCGTCTCAGCGCCGGTCCCCCCCGGGgtgtccccttccctccccaagcCCCGGTCCCCCCggggtgtccccgtcccccccgcccagCGCCCGTCCCCCCGGGGTGTCCCCTTCCCCCCGCCAAGCGCCGGTCCCCGGGATGTCCCCCTCCCAGCGCCGGTCCCCCGGGatgtgtgtgtccccccgcCTCCCGGCGCTGACGGTCCCGCTGCGGCAGGCGCGGGGCTGGAGGTGCGGAgcgcggggctgcggcggcggctgccgccgGGCTGGACCGAGGCGCTGCCCTCCGAAACCCACCTGGTGCTGCGGGGACCGGCGGCGGCCCGGGCCTggccgcgggcggcggcgctgcgggGAGAGCTGCGGGAAGCGGCCGCCTGGAGCCGGGCcctgccgccgccggggccccgccgcccgccgccgctgccgctgctgcccggcggctTCGCCACCCCGCGGCCGCCCTTCTtcgccgctctgcccgggggggTGCGGGTCCGCCGGCTGGCCCTGGGGCAGGAGCACGTCCTGGCGCTGGGCGCCGCCGGGGAAGCCTACGCCTGGGGCGGTGGAAG GCACGGGCAGCTCGGCCACGGGACCCTGGAGTCAGAGCTGCAGCCGCGGCTGGTGGAGGCGTTGGCCGGTGTGCCGATGCAGGCGGTGGCGGCTGGCGGGTGGCATTCGGCCAGCGTTAGCG AGACAGGAGACCTCTACATGTGGGGCTGGAATGAGTCCGGCCAGCTGGCTCTGCCCTCCAAAGCGCTGGCGGAAGAGCGGGCACAGGACGAGGACCCGGGAGCAG GGGACGCTGAGCTGACGCCCCATCAGGAGCAGCTGGCTGCTGAGGACACCGCATTCATTTCCATCCAGGCGTTCCCGGCATTGCTGGATCTGCCCCAGGACCTGGAGGTCAGCAAGGTCAGCTGTGGGTCCCGGCACACGGCCATCATCACAC